The Strix aluco isolate bStrAlu1 chromosome 21, bStrAlu1.hap1, whole genome shotgun sequence sequence TGACGTTGGTTAGATTGTCAGAGCATTGTCCATAGGTTGTATGTTTTAGCACTATCACTGTGTTATACTGTTTTACAGTGGCTTCAGTGATGCTTGAGAATGCCTAGGTTTTCTGgggtttggggtctttttcatttgtggggtttttgtttttttcatattgcCTCAGAGCACATTAAGTGCAGTGCAGAATGAGGAGATAGGAAATTATACAATAGCTAGCAAGTAAGTCTGGTTATATGAATCACTTTTTGTGGTTAAAAGTTAAAAATTCAAGGTCATATAGCTAAGATATGAAAAAGCAGATACTGTgggtaattaattaattttgtccTCCTACATAAAACTTCTGAAGGTTTATAGTtcgaaaattttaattttaattaaaatttgacTTACATGACAGCACCTGCACATTTATCAAAGAAATTGATATTCTATGCATTAATAACATGCAGAAATTTGCCATAACGTTCTATAAAAAGTTATAGTCTAGAAAATCCGATGTAATATACATTATGATTGGTAAAGaaatattaatacatattttataatcttgtttaatttttgtctattttaaatgaaattgctTTCTTGCAGGCTACAATGCTCTGCTAAGATATGAAGGCTTTGAAAATGATTCAAGTCTTGACTTCTGGTGCAACGTTTGTGGGTCTGACATCCACCCAGTTGGTTGGTGTGCAACCAGTGGGAAGCCCCTAGTCCCTCCACGAAGTATGTAAATAGTAGCCTTACTGATTGATATAGAAGTCTTTATTAAACTATATTTGCTCATGGTCCAgatactgaagtatttttttaccataGCAACTCTTTCAACAGTTTTGAATAAATCATTTTAACCTTTGGAAAAATAAGGACTTGACTGATGCTGAAAGTGTTTCTTGGAGTAGCCCATCTGATGTGacttaaagttttttaaaatcaaggtgGAAGGGGTTAGCTAATCAGTGATGTGAACATgcactgattttatttatattctgtTATTAAATTCTTTGCCCTGACATACCCATAAACTTAATCTTGGGTAGCATTCATTCTCTAAAGAGGTTTTTGTCATTGTCATCCAGGCTTTTTAACAGTCATCTGGGATTTCTTCTTTACATATTCCAGACTCTAATATTGTCTCTAACGGACACAATTAAAAATCAGTggcttattttttccccttcatttgcAACAGCCATCCAACACAAATACACAAACTGGAAAGCTTTTCTAGTGAAACGACTTACTGGTGCCAAAACACTTCCTCCTGACTTTTCTCAGAAGGTAAGGCTGATGCAATATCAATGATGTACTGTAAACAAAATTGCAGCACAATGTGAAGAACTAAAGTATTTTACAATGGCACATTAGCTCCTTTCATAGTGAAGATGATACAGTAGTTTCTTCCCTTAAATACAGTTTTCCTTAGATTCTCTATTCTCCATTTATGTCCACACTTGTCAGTATGTATTTGGAAAACTGTCTCCTCTAGCAGAAagtagttttctttaaaaaactagTTAGTCAATTTTAAAATaccccaatttaaaaaaaaaaaaaaaaaaagctaataagCTACCCTGTGATACgtaaaatgaaaactgatttttctaaTTCAGGAATGATTTTTATCATGCACTATTTCAAGAAACTgacaaaatatattaatatagcACATATCTAGATGCAATGAAGTACAtacttttaaatgttaatgtttttcaTCTGCTCTGGACTAGatttttttgctgtctttaagTCATGTCTGTAGGTGTGGCAGCTGCCTGTATAGCATGCTGTAGGTTACTTACTAATATTGTGACATGGTACATAGCTTTTAGTAGGAATATGAGACTTTTTTGATGTCTTAGACTGCATCTAAAtctaaaaacaaaatcaaaaaacaaaaccaaaaaacctttctgcagtttttcagttcTATTTAAAAACTAGCTCAGTTGGAAGGCGAATTAAATTGGCAAGATCTCAACAGTTTGGggagtttataatggaaatggCAAGTGACAGATACTGATTTTTAAACAGAATGTATTGTCACAAGGCAGATTAACATGATTTccattctcttcctttctttttggtttattatgaagaaatatatttgtgAGTGGCCAGCTTAAATTATTCTGAAGGTTTGTTTTCCATGCCTTttataataaagtattttaatcCTGTTTTCAAGTGCTATATTTTGAGTGGatgacaaagcaaaaaaaagaaaatcttggggatttttttgttaaaattatttctcaatGTAATTTTATCCATTGTTAACAACTGAACAAACTTTCATTAAGCCAATGGAAAATTCCTGTAACCTGCGTGAGAATTGTGTTAGAGGCTGTACTTGATGCAATTAAAGCATTGTAGGATCTATTCTACTTAGTTTTCTGAAACATTTCGTTTTTCCCCATGTACAATGAGAGAAATTGTGTCACTTTTACAGGTTGATTAACAactgtttgaattaaattaaaagtgCATTGATACTGTGTTTTAATGGCAGAAGACAGATGACTAAGAAAAACCAGAGTATATTTTTACAGAATGTCTTTTTCTCCTGTTACTTTAAGGTGTCTGAGAGTATGCAGTATCCATTCAAAACTTCCATGAGAGTAGAAGTTGTTGACAAAACGCACCTTTGTCGAACAAGGGTAGCAGTTGTAGAAAGTGTCATTGGGGGACGGTTAAGATTGGTGTATGAAGAAAGTGAAGACAAAACTGATGACTTCTGGTGCCATATGTACAGTCCACTCATTCATCATATTGGTTGGTCTCGAAGTATAGGACACAGATTCAAAAGATCTGGTAAGCTTGTTGTGTTTTAGAGGTGGCTTTGTGGGCAGTACTAGCTTGGAGAAGTCTGACTTAAGCAATACTGTCACTTCACACAACTAACAAAACTAGCTTGAATAGTGatctttaaaaatttatataatgGGGCCCAGGGCTTTTCCCAATTACATTACATTCAGGAGATTCAGTTAAAAGTGTAAGTAGTGTTTTTTGCAGCACTGGAAAGGCCAAAATAAATTTTAGGTTTATTTGTAGTATGTGGATATCTAGAAAGATTCAGTGATAAACAGTGTTTAACAAACTGTCGAGGCAGGAAAACCTTGAACTGCAGTATTCAAGCCTGGTAAACCTCATTTTTCATGCTGATACCTGGAATTACACAGTCCTGCTCCACAAACTCCTAGTTTCTTCACACTTGTCTCTTGTATAATACAACATGGACAAGTATCCTGTTCgataccaattttttttttacttgtaagTTTAAGGACtatctaatatttttatattgcaaaATTTACATGTTTTAGAGGGCACTAGGAGGTGGGCAGGGAAGATGAAGTGACTGTCTAATAGATGGTACACAGTTTAAGGCCATTGTTATCTAAAATACAGAAGTAAAGTTTAAAGTTTCTAAACAAAAGCAGTCTGGTTTTAATATTTCTCTGCTCTATTGAGCTTGTGTCATTTCACAAGGCATCATTTCAGGAAAACCTTCAGTTTTCCTAGCATTTAAACTTTCATGAAACCATTTATAAATAAGAGTAGTTAGAGAAACCAAGAACAGTGCTGCTTCCCAGAAATAACGTGTCTAACGGTTCCAGGGATTCCTCTTGGAAAGTAGTGTTGAACAGTTGGCTAAAACCACCTATATAGATGTGTTTAAAGTGATTATGTATAATTATATGACAAATATACAATCTTCTGTCATAACACAGTGCGAAGTAGTTGCGATTTCTTTGCAACAGTTTCTGTGTATATTTGTATCAATTTTGTGATGTAATCAAGTGGTCTTGTAAATtggaaatttttttcataaaagagaCTGTCTTAGAGATATTTCAGGTAGAATTCAATAAGGAAGATAGATGGATTGTGTCCTCCAGATGTTTGTGAAAGTCTTATTATGAACTGTAGGCCTCCCCCACCAATGATTGCATTGTATTAGTTAACGTATTCGAAGAAACATACTGTCTGCTCTATTAACAAAACTTCTgagtaatatatatattattcctTGTAGATATTACAAAGAAACAGGATGGACATTTTGATGCACCCCCACATTTATTTATGAAGGTGAGTTTGCTAGCAAGAGCACTGTTTTCTCAGAGTTGATTGAGGAACTTTAGCTCCTGGTGTGTGTAAAATAGACCTGAAACTCTACTTAAGTCCTCAAAACATGCCCAGCACAAGCATTACTTTTTTTATTCAAGTCCTTACCTGATTTGTCCTCCTTGACATCAGCAGAGATGATACAACAGGTATTTCAATCGGTAGTTTTGGTAGTGTGGGGTTATATTTTGTTCCAGACTGTTGTGTTTGAGGTGacggtttgagcccagagggcaactgagcaccaccaCCACTCAGCTGTttactcaccccttccccccctagtgctgggaagaagaaaaacgaatcaaaaggctcagaaatcGAGATAAGGATGGGGAGGGGTTGCTCACCCATTAACTGTCACAGGTAAAAGACAGGCTCCTTAAGGGGTAGAAAAGTGTCACTTCAATTCACATCACTAAAGATAATGACACTTAACAAACAGAATGgggcagtgagaagcattaccacatgtTAAAACAcctcccaccacccctcccttcttcctgggctcagttttgttcccattACATCTACCTCCTcacccccagtggcacaggggctaggggatgggggatgcagtcactctgctgcttcttcctctaaGCGGGGGGAAGCACTGTTCTGCATTCTCCCCCCTGCTCCACATCACGTCCtcctcatgggagacagtcctccacaaactctctccactGTAAGCTCTCCCCACAGGATGATTCTTCCTgagatgctctggtgtgggtcacccccacgtgttgcgcttcccagtgctgaactacaacagtgggggctgcttcttcccacagactcccaggggtcctccacaggctgcaggtggatctctgctcctccagtgacccccatgggtggcaggaggggtggCCCtcctgtctcaccatgggatgcAGGAGGGTTCCCtactctggcacacctccccccctttcctccctccttccttccactgacctccatgtctgcagaggtgtcctccttgTAACTCATCATCAAAGTCCTTCCCCCCTCctcaggttccctttcttaaataggTTATTGCAGATGTGtggccactgttgctaattggcctggccttggccagaggtgggtctaaCTTTGTAGCCGGGAGAGCTTTCCAGAAGCttctcccccactaccaaaaactcTGCCACACAAACCTGGCCCACAAGCTTATTAGATTCTTAGTTTCTGGTGCTGTTATGTGATTCTTTAGGTAAAAGAGGTTGACGCAGCTGGAGAATGGTTTAAAGAAGGAATGAAATTGGAAGCTATAGACCCCTTAAATCTTTCGGCAATATGTGTGGCAACTATTAGAAAGGTAAgaaaacaaatatgtattttgggAAGGTAGATGGGAATCCTGTTGTCACTCACCTTTATTCGGGTTTGAAACAAAAAGCTCAAACAAACTAAGAGCAGTTCATTCACACAGTGAATGTTTATGGAATATATCCATTAATTGTTTATATACAACTGCTATGAAAAAGAATATActcatgtaattttatttttttaatttgaatctGGAAATTCAGCCTTACCTTTAATTAGAATATAAGATGTTTGTGAGATTAATTTGCAGGACAATCTGCTAATTATACCAAGTGTTTTGCAGCTGTTCAGAAAGAAACCTCATCTTGCTTACTTGCAGAAGTCTATGAAGATATTTTAAGGATGTACTTCTTTCCTAGCTTGATTGAAAGGGAGCCCATCTatgtgaaatctgttttaaaagaggaagaaaatataaaagtagCTTAGGAGAATTGCATAACCTTACCAATGAGGAGTGTGGTTATGATTTTGTCTTTCCTTATTAATGGTGTGCAGAATATCCTTGCAAACTAAAGAGTAGACTGAATTTTAAAGCTTTACAAGTAGAAGTGAtgtttataagaaaaataagctagagatcagaaaaaggaaatgttcatCTCATAACTTTGCAGTTAACAAAGGTACATTTGACAATAGTACACACAATCTTGGAGACAGGTATgatttggggtgtttttgttttgttataatTGAATGTCCTAAGTATGCTTCCATTATTATTACTTTTCACTCTTTTGAAACATGGCATGCTTTCTTTCTAGCCTTATCACACAGTTAAAGGTATTTAatgcaaaattttgtttttctttacaaaggTTTTAGCAGATGGCTATCTTATGATTGGGATTGATGGCTCAGAAGCAGCAGATGGGTCTGATTGGTTTTGTTACCATGCCACTTCCCCTTCTATTTTCCCTGTTGGTTTCTGTGAAATTAACATGATTGAACTAACTCCACCCAGAGGTACATATAGCATTCTGaccacattttattttgaatatttttcagtgataTTGTATGTGCCATATGCTTTGTTCCTTAACTCAGTCTACAAAATTCATGTCACTTTTTAGGACTTTCTCAAGTCTGAAACAAACCAGCGTAATTTCAGAGTAATTTAAAACAGGGATAACAAACTTCTAATTTAGAAGTCAAATTGAACACCTGATTGATTCTCTGgctaaaataatttgcttttgctGTTAGAAATTGAGGATAGCCACTAGCTGAATAGTATATCCATTAAGTGAATGGGAAGTATGCTAGTCACTAAAAGGGCTGTTCAAAATATGTCATTGCTTGGGAAGTCCTGGCCACCAAAAGAATTAACGAGCATTGTAAAGAATCTCAGTCTTGGGCTACTTCGCAACAATGCAAGttaatttttggaagaaaatgcacAAACTTGAGCTTCGAGGAAGTAGCCATTAGAGCTGTACGCTGCATAATCCCTTCTGCAAGAAAAAGCTGTCTGTCTGCTAGCACATATGCCTCCAGAAGACTGTGTTGCCttcattttcccattttattGTCTTGGTCTAGCAATTTATAAAGAGAATTGTAACTAGCTGTGTAACAGCAGATAATAATGGTTTTCTACAGATTGTTTTCTCCATTCTCATTCTTGCAGGCTTCTACTTGCatttattgaattatttttctagGTAATAACTACAAAGGCAGTGTAATGCAACACGAAGAACATAATTTCatatcattttcatttttgcacACTAATGAATCTGTAATTTTTGAGTATGTGGAAAGAGCAGTCGGACAGATTTACTACTATTTTTCAGTCACCTCATTTAGTGAATTTATTGCCTAGAAATTCATGGGCATAATCACCCCTCAGAAATGTGGTGCAAGAGTGTCTTGCAATAGGAAAAGTttttgtgggaggaaaaaaacatgcaTGTCAATACATATCAATCAATTTAGAAACAAATACATTGATGATACAGAATAGGGAAAAAACtcccttctgtttttcctctttactcTTCACATACTACTTAACACAAAGTATGTGAATTTTGTTGTTAACACATCTATTACACTTTTCTGTGTGTTGTATCGTGGCAACCTTATTCTTAATCTACGTGTATAGTTTCCCTTTTATGGCAGTTTTCCATAACAGTCCTGTATCATGCACTGAGAGGCAATTACAGATCACACATGCAGTAATCTAGAAGTCATTTGAAAGGGGAATTAACAGGAGTAAAATACAGAACATAATGTGCATTAACATATTTAATAGGATCAAAGTGATCAAAGCTTCTTAGCTCTTATGAGAGGTGTATTTTGCTTTCCAAATTGTGGGCTTGAAAATAGACAATTTCTTAGTTCTGACTACTCTAACAAGAACTGTGTGCACATGTCTGTAGGGTGTGCATAGTGAGAAGTTAATTGAAGGACTTGCCTACACATATATTGGTCTAGCCAGAGGACCCATGCATTAAGAAGAAAAGCATAATATGCAAAACTGATATGTTATTACCCTTCTGAATTGTGAGCTGTCCAGCTACATCTGTTCCTGCAGATATTGCGTACCTAACGTGCACACGCTTTTCCAAAGAACATTTAGCAATGCGGATAACGAAGTGGCTGAGAAATCATTGGACTTCACATTTACAAGCGCGTTCCTTCCAAACATCTTCATGTCTTGCTGAAATCAGTAGAAGATGAGGATGCTTAGACGCTTTCAAGAAGGGGTTGCTTTTTGGGCTGTGAATGTTACCTGCCTGAGGATTCTGGCCCTGCAGTGCTGAGCTGTGGCTCAGTGGGAGCTCTCTACCCAACCTACATGAGACACAGCTGTATCCCGTAGCTCCCCATGCCATGCCCACTACGCTGCAATCTTTATAGTATGTCCAACACTGCATACTGCTACAGAGAAACCTTCCAGTCCTGCATGTTTTATGTGTATTCAGTAGATGACCAAAAGCTAAATACATTTGagagattttctttcctctataatagtttttaaaattggGGAAAAGAAGTCCTGTAATTTTCCATATTATTGCTATTTCTAGCcttatttaagttttaaaatatccACTCTTGTTCTTACCACTCTCTTCCTAACAATTCAGGTGTTTCAATAGTGGAGCTCTTTCCCCACAGGAAAGACACTGGATGTGCTTAATTACATGATCTGTTCTGGGTCATTTGTGTGGGGCTTTGTAGAGATCAAGGATCTACGTGGACAGAAAGCTTCATGTATGAATGATTAATCTTAACATTAAATGACACTTTCTATATTATCCAGAGGTTCATTCATCTTGTTTGTTGCAAATGGGCAATGTCCAGGTGACTGTCTTGTCCCTTAGACCAAAGCTCAGAGAGTGGAAGTTTCTGATgttaatattttgcttctttgttGTCTTTTTAGCCGTAACACAGTGCCAATATActatttttgctgttgttcttaTGCATGAAGTTTGCAGTTGATGTatgaaaatgttgtttaaaattCACAGGTTATGCAAAACTTCCTTTTAAATGGTTTGACTACCTCAGGGAAACTGACTCAATAGCAGCACCTGTAAAGCTCTTCAATAAGGTAATAAACATTATGCATGTATATTTAAACTGTaattagtattttctttaaatttctgtcTGGATAGTCCATGGGATGGATTTCATTAAATACAATTTCGAAAAACTAAGGTGACAGAGATTTAGAAATAAGAACCCTTTGAGTATATTAAGCttgaatatttctgaaatgttaaataCAGCTGTACGTGAAACTGCATAAATGATACTTGATATTTTCCTACATTAAGTTGACTGAAATACTCGTTTCGACACTGTGCTTAAACCATCTTAATTAACATGATTGTATAATGATGCTTGCCTtgtttgtatttgcttttccAGGAAGTTCCAAACCATGGGTTTCATGTTGGAATGAAACTGGAGGCTGTTGATCTGATGGAACCTCGACTGGTATGTGTGGCCACAGTAACTCGCATTATCCACCGTCTTTTGAGGATACACTTTGATGGGTGGGAAGATGAATATGATCAGTGGGTGGATTGCGAGTCCCCAGACCTCTATCCCGTGGGATGGTGTCAGCTAACTGGATATCAACTACAGCCTCCAGCGCCACAATGTAAGTTCTGTCTTGTCAATAATGTAACAGTTGCTTATGGGTCCTTGTTCATGGCTGATGATTTTCCTGACTTCATCCTCTTCAAGTTAGGTCACCAGGCATaacaaaaatagaacaaattCTTGCTAATGCATAGAAGTACACAGTTCTAATCTCTTCCACCTTGACTTTTAAAGTACTTCTGGGTATTTTGGTGGCTGCTTACTACTTTTTAATGGCCAGAAGATGCTTATTTGATCCAGGGAAAAAGCCTGTTACTTGTCAGTTCTAGATAATATCACTGAGAGTTTGTATTACTTTAGGGTTGCAAATATGTATGATTTACATGTCAAATTTGAGGGAACTCGACGTGTGCAGAAGTACTTATGTGAGAAGGCTGTATTTTATTTAGTGCATCAAGATTTGTCCTGTCAGGTCAGtttatataatataatatatataattaataaCTGCATTTTGAGAACTGTTAGTTGTTTAATAGCAAGGTAATATAGTTACTGTTAGTAGTTTAATAGGAGGTTTTTCCCACAATAAAGGTATTTTGCCTTTGTTTAGTCATTAAGGAGAAATTCTGTAACTGTGTAGCAGCTTTGACACATTCCgaagtgttttttcaaaataGTAACCTTCAATTCTGAATTCTTAATTTTTTGCAGCATCAAGAGATAGCCAGTCAAGTTcatcaaaacagaagaaaaaagctaaatCGCAACAGTACAAAGGACATAAGAAAAGTGGGTGACAAAGTAGTGTTTGCACTTTTCCTGTTGCTTAAAAAGTTTGTGTTCTCTCCCTAAGTCCCTATTCTATTTGGAAATGTTTGTGTGTAAACAGAGGTTATGTTTAAAGGTGCAGTATGCCATAAAAGGAACTTTTTCCATTGAGAATAACTATTTTTTTATAACTCGGAACAGGGTTGATGTTGCTAATAATAATCTATATGAATTGTAGGTGGACAACTGTTAGAATATTTTTGGTATTCAGACATCATTTTAGTTAAATAATACATTGACTATGTAGGTATACTGCCTTAAAAAGTACTCAGGTATCAATTAACACAGTTTTAATTCTGCTCTTTGTAGCATGGGTGTAGGAATAAGGAACAAGTTACTTGGATCAGAAAGAATGAGATGTAGAAAACTTAAATTACCATCTAGCTGGTtgttgtttaaaacaaataagtGACTTATTTGCCAGTTTTTAAGATGAGACATCTCTGAGAAGCTTTGTGTAAAACTTTTATATGATTATTTTCTGGAACTATAAGTAGCACTGCTGTATGTGACTTCCTGTCACAGTAAAACACAGTAGAGACATTTTTAAGAATCTGAAGTATTCGGGTTCTTTCCACAGTAATTGTTTCCCTCTGGATCAAGTTATCTTCAAAATTCACTACCAGTTTGAATTTGCACAGTTGCAAAGTTTGCATTTCTCCATATATTTATTTCCAGGACTCCGGTTtaaactgaaaatctgttttgtaTGAATAAAATGAAGGGAGTAAAGGCAGCTAGTTGAAAGAGGACCCTGTGCCTTTTCCCATCACTCTTATCTGGAAATCAGATCCATCTGTATTCTCTAAGCAATATTGTGGTTTTATATGGCAGTTTTATTCCAAAGGTTCTCAAGCCATTTTTCTAATACTTTGACAGTTTTGAAAGGCTGCTACCTCTTGAgtcaagagcagcagcagcatgacaGCCATTGTACAAGAGATGTATGTGCGAGCAATGACGTGGTAAATACGAACATAGAGTAAGCCTATAGTCTTGTTAAGTGCTACACAATTTGTAATGATGTTTAACTCAAGAtctgacagtattttttttaaaaataatcaattgcagctggggagggaggtttTTTCTGCCACATAAGGGTGAATAGTTTGTGTTGACAGAAGTAGATGATTTAGTTCCAGACAGCCTAACTATGTCTTTTATATTTGGAGCATCAAATGACTGTGCTGACTCATTCTCTTGGTGTTTTCTTGGAAACAGGAGAGTTGGAAAGGTGCAGTATTTTATACTGCAGACATATGGGCAGATCAGCTCCAGAAGAGGGTCTGTTATCTGTCATCTTAAATTGGCCCTGCTTCTTTGTCAAGATATTTTCTATTAGGACAGCCTAGCAGACAGTCAAATCAACAGTTTTGTTGATGTTCAAAGTTATACTACCTGCAGATCAGCAAACTTGACTAACAATAATCTTTAACAGTCCTTAATGTGACATGAGAGATTTTATTATGTGAAATACTCTTCTAAGAGAGATCATTAGGCCTTTCTTACCATTAGAATGTGTATCATCTTGACTTATTTAGACTTGTTTccagaataaaactaaaattttaagGCACATTCCCTGAAAGATAAGACAACGGTTTTCCCCCCATCTCTTAAAAACTCACTTTGAAATATAGAGGCTGTTGAAATCCAAACTATGCTGTTCTGTAGATGTGAGGAGTAGCTGCTTTGCAGCTGGTCTCAGTGAAGTGTATTTCCTGATGGTAAAGCTTTGTGGTCTTTAGTATCTGGACAGCCTTATCTTACAAAGCATCAATCATTTTGATTACTTCAATATTGCTGCCAGTACTACGATCAGAGACTTCCAAAAAGCAATGTGGATTTCTAAGGACTATCCTGTGCCTTTGGCCACTGATCCTGGATAAAGGAATAGGTCTGGGAGAAAAGCATTGGCAAGGTGAAAGAttgcataaaaataaagctttaaacatggtgaaaaaaatggaaaagaactcTGGATGAGCCTGACACTCATGTAAAGTCTGATTAAATGGACTGATTGCTAGTTTGAATTGTACATGAACTAACTGCCCCTAAGGAAACTCTTGCATAAAACCTAGAGCAGGGGTCTACAGATGGATACTGATATATTTTGAAGTAATTCAATTTCAACCAGAAGAGTTACCAAATTTTTTTCATGGAATTAATCAGCTAATCTTGAGGTGATTGGGGGGGGAAATTCAGGCAGGTTTGTGtgagctaaaaaaaaaccaaaacaaacctgtCATCGGTTTCCCTTATTTCAGGTCTTTCTATCTTTGAACAGTAGTTTCTCGTATTGATTTAAGATGCATCCACTGATTTCTGTTCTATCACAGATCTAGCTATCAGGGAAGGGCCCATTGACCTGGGACAGAAAAAAAGCTATCTTCATTCTGAGTAGGACCTGAAGCTGAATTCTGAGTTAGGTCTACCCTAGCTTCCTGCAGTGATTTTCAGCGTTGTGACAAATGAGattaaaactttgtttttatCTGGGGCTTTCCCTGCAGTAGAAAAATGGACCTAAATGTGAAGAGCTGTGCTACAGTTATGTGGAACTAACATGAGGAATTAAAACCCTTGTCTTCCCAGTAAGTTTGTGCATGGATCTGTTAAGACAAACTGGAACCTTCTTCATGAGTCATTGCAGAAAGCAACTTTTGCCATTTTGATCTTAGGACATAAAAAGAAGTTGCCCAGTGAGTGCCACAGATAAAGCAGGTGTCTGGGAAGTTCTTACAACTTCTTAAGTGCCTCAAACATTGTACtgtttctcctttctgctctttGAGGAAATAAACAGTAAAATCCAGATCCTGCTCAGAATCTTgcagcagtatttttttaaattgaattcaGGTGCAGAAAAAACTGCTGATTTGAGACTATCTAGAGAAGGTTGTGAGTGCTGTTGCCTTAAGCTAGGCAAAGATGGCTATATCATTAATTATCTTTGTGTAGGACCTGGTTTTGGACAATTCTGGACTGTCTGAGCAGATTTTGTGTAGCAAGCTATGCTGGACCATCCTGCTCCTTACCTCATCCCTCTC is a genomic window containing:
- the MBTD1 gene encoding MBT domain-containing protein 1 isoform X6 — protein: MENTKDLTEHTSRAERKRRDSFGMFDGYDSCSEDTSSSSSSDESEEEVAPLPSSLPIIKNNGQVYTYPDGKSGMATCEMCGMVGVRDAFYSKTKRFCSVSCSRSYSSNSKKASILARLQVAGKPPTKKAKVLQKQPLVAKLAAYAQYQATLQNQAKTKAAAVPVEGFSWGNYINSNSFTAAPVTCFKHAPMGTCWGDISEGVRVEVPNADCSLPTKVFWIAGIVKLAGYNALLRYEGFENDSSLDFWCNVCGSDIHPVGWCATSGKPLVPPRTIQHKYTNWKAFLVKRLTGAKTLPPDFSQKVSESMQYPFKTSMRVEVVDKTHLCRTRVAVVESVIGGRLRLVYEESEDKTDDFWCHMYSPLIHHIGWSRSIGHRFKRSDITKKQDGHFDAPPHLFMKVKEVDAAGEWFKEGMKLEAIDPLNLSAICVATIRKVLADGYLMIGIDGSEAADGSDWFCYHATSPSIFPVGFCEINMIELTPPRGYAKLPFKWFDYLRETDSIAAPVKLFNKEVPNHGFHVGMKLEAVDLMEPRLVCVATVTRIIHRLLRIHFDGWEDEYDQWVDCESPDLYPVGWCQLTGYQLQPPAPQSSRDSQSSSSKQKKKAKSQQYKGHKKMTSLQLKEELLDGEEYSFLQGASDQESNGSASYYIKQEP
- the MBTD1 gene encoding MBT domain-containing protein 1 isoform X3, whose translation is MENTKDLAFDIFCKLLLHTFISQTEHTSRAERKRRDSFGMFDGYDSCSEDTSSSSSSDESEEEVAPLPSSLPIIKNNGQVYTYPDGKSGMATCEMCGMVGVRDAFYSKTKRFCSVSCSRSYSSNSKKASILARLQVGKPPTKKAKVLQKQPLVAKLAAYAQYQATLQNQAKTKAAAVPVEGFSWGNYINSNSFTAAPVTCFKHAPMGTCWGDISEGVRVEVPNADCSLPTKVFWIAGIVKLAGYNALLRYEGFENDSSLDFWCNVCGSDIHPVGWCATSGKPLVPPRTIQHKYTNWKAFLVKRLTGAKTLPPDFSQKVSESMQYPFKTSMRVEVVDKTHLCRTRVAVVESVIGGRLRLVYEESEDKTDDFWCHMYSPLIHHIGWSRSIGHRFKRSDITKKQDGHFDAPPHLFMKVKEVDAAGEWFKEGMKLEAIDPLNLSAICVATIRKVLADGYLMIGIDGSEAADGSDWFCYHATSPSIFPVGFCEINMIELTPPRGYAKLPFKWFDYLRETDSIAAPVKLFNKEVPNHGFHVGMKLEAVDLMEPRLVCVATVTRIIHRLLRIHFDGWEDEYDQWVDCESPDLYPVGWCQLTGYQLQPPAPQSSRDSQSSSSKQKKKAKSQQYKGHKKMTSLQLKEELLDGEEYSFLQGASDQESNGSASYYIKQEP
- the MBTD1 gene encoding MBT domain-containing protein 1 isoform X5 — protein: MENTKDLAFDIFCKLLLHTFISQTEHTSRAERKRRDSFGMFDGYDSCSEDTSSSSSSDESEEEVAPLPSSLPIIKNNGQVYTYPDGKSGMATCEMCGMVGVRDAFYSKTKRFCSVSCSRSYSSNSKKASILARLQGKPPTKKAKVLQKQPLVAKLAAYAQYQATLQNQAKTKAAVPVEGFSWGNYINSNSFTAAPVTCFKHAPMGTCWGDISEGVRVEVPNADCSLPTKVFWIAGIVKLAGYNALLRYEGFENDSSLDFWCNVCGSDIHPVGWCATSGKPLVPPRTIQHKYTNWKAFLVKRLTGAKTLPPDFSQKVSESMQYPFKTSMRVEVVDKTHLCRTRVAVVESVIGGRLRLVYEESEDKTDDFWCHMYSPLIHHIGWSRSIGHRFKRSDITKKQDGHFDAPPHLFMKVKEVDAAGEWFKEGMKLEAIDPLNLSAICVATIRKVLADGYLMIGIDGSEAADGSDWFCYHATSPSIFPVGFCEINMIELTPPRGYAKLPFKWFDYLRETDSIAAPVKLFNKEVPNHGFHVGMKLEAVDLMEPRLVCVATVTRIIHRLLRIHFDGWEDEYDQWVDCESPDLYPVGWCQLTGYQLQPPAPQSSRDSQSSSSKQKKKAKSQQYKGHKKMTSLQLKEELLDGEEYSFLQGASDQESNGSASYYIKQEP